In a genomic window of Anoxybacter fermentans:
- a CDS encoding aldehyde dehydrogenase family protein, producing MAVDDLRIDQIVKQVLERLEKEGITAGSLGQISMQSKVVTGRNGIHKTVDEAVAAARKAQVRLMEMSLEDRKKIIQAMREAAISHAQELGRMAVEETGLGRVPHKIAKIVLAAEKTPGVEDIEPRAFSGDHGLTLVEKAPYGVVGSITPSTNPPSTIVNNGISMVAAGNAVVFNPHPGAKRVSNRAVEILNQAIVSVGGPENLLNSIESPTLETSEQLMSHKGVDLLVVTGGGVVVRKAMRSGKTTIAAGPGNPPVVVDETADLDRAARCIVDGASFDNNVLCVAEKEIIAVASIADELKRRMKSYGAYEISGTDVERLMKVVFKDFSDPKHPTLNKEMVGKDAKYILAQIGIHVSDEIRLIFCETDADHPFVWTEMLMPVIPLVCVSDVDEAIKLAVEVEQQNYHTAIMHSRNIESLSKMARLCNCNIFVKNGPSYAGLGYEGEGYTTLTIAGTTGDGLTSARTFTRERRCVLIDHFRII from the coding sequence TTGGCGGTTGATGATTTGAGAATTGATCAAATTGTAAAACAGGTATTGGAAAGATTAGAGAAGGAAGGAATTACCGCCGGGAGTTTGGGTCAGATCTCTATGCAGTCAAAAGTGGTAACAGGCCGTAATGGGATCCATAAAACAGTAGATGAAGCTGTAGCAGCAGCCCGGAAGGCTCAGGTAAGGTTAATGGAAATGAGTTTGGAAGATAGGAAAAAGATAATTCAGGCTATGCGTGAAGCAGCCATCTCCCATGCCCAGGAGTTAGGTAGAATGGCTGTTGAGGAAACTGGTCTTGGACGTGTTCCTCACAAGATCGCGAAAATAGTTCTTGCAGCAGAAAAAACTCCAGGAGTTGAGGATATAGAGCCCAGAGCTTTCAGTGGTGACCACGGTTTAACTCTGGTAGAAAAAGCCCCTTATGGAGTGGTGGGTTCAATTACACCTTCAACAAATCCCCCTTCCACCATTGTTAATAATGGAATCAGTATGGTGGCAGCGGGTAATGCTGTGGTGTTCAATCCTCATCCCGGTGCAAAAAGGGTATCCAATCGGGCTGTTGAGATTTTAAATCAGGCTATTGTAAGTGTTGGCGGACCTGAAAATCTTTTGAATTCAATAGAATCACCTACATTAGAGACCAGTGAACAGTTAATGAGTCATAAAGGTGTTGATCTTTTAGTAGTTACTGGTGGCGGAGTGGTGGTTCGTAAAGCCATGAGATCAGGTAAAACTACAATAGCAGCTGGACCAGGTAATCCACCCGTGGTGGTAGACGAGACTGCCGATCTGGATCGGGCTGCTCGCTGTATAGTAGATGGTGCCAGCTTTGATAATAATGTTCTCTGTGTGGCTGAAAAAGAGATTATTGCCGTTGCCAGTATTGCAGATGAACTGAAACGTAGGATGAAGTCATACGGTGCATATGAGATTAGTGGAACAGATGTGGAACGGTTGATGAAAGTGGTCTTTAAAGATTTCAGCGATCCCAAACATCCAACTTTGAATAAAGAGATGGTAGGTAAAGATGCTAAATATATTTTGGCACAGATAGGTATCCATGTTTCAGATGAAATAAGGTTGATCTTCTGTGAAACAGATGCCGATCATCCATTTGTCTGGACAGAAATGTTAATGCCTGTGATTCCCCTTGTCTGTGTTTCCGATGTTGATGAGGCCATTAAATTGGCGGTAGAAGTAGAACAGCAAAACTATCATACAGCTATTATGCATTCACGGAATATTGAGAGTTTAAGTAAAATGGCTCGGCTCTGTAATTGTAATATATTTGTTAAAAATGGTCCTTCTTATGCAGGCCTTGGCTATGAAGGGGAAGGTTATACTACTTTGACTATTGCCGGAACTACGGGAGATGGGTTAACATCTGCCCGGACATTTACCCGTGAACGTCGGTGTGTCCTGATAGATCATTTCCGGATTATTTAA